The genomic region ATTTGGGATTTGATCGCCCGGCTGAAAGAGACCAATCTGGAAGTTGTCGCCGGCCGCATGAGCACGGAAATTTTCGGTGAGTACGACGAGGTTATGAGCGTTCTTTCCGATACCCTGAAGTGGTCTTTCGAGACTTATGGGAAATCGGTTTTCGTGGCTAAGATTATGGAGGGGGATCGGAGGCCGAAGTGATGGATTTCGCATAGAGACACATGCTTAAGGGTCGTTTTCTGGACGCTCTTAACAGCTACTCAAAAAGTACTGTTTTGGCTCGCTTAGGCG from Marinobacter sp. LV10R510-11A harbors:
- a CDS encoding YkoF family thiamine/hydroxymethylpyrimidine-binding protein, with translation MFLSVQLSFYPLKDDYKQPIWDLIARLKETNLEVVAGRMSTEIFGEYDEVMSVLSDTLKWSFETYGKSVFVAKIMEGDRRPK